Proteins from a single region of Nomascus leucogenys isolate Asia chromosome 21, Asia_NLE_v1, whole genome shotgun sequence:
- the TMEM45A gene encoding transmembrane protein 45A, whose product MGNFRGHALPGTFFFIIGLWWCTKSILKYICKKQKRTCYLGSKTLFYRLEILEGITIVGMALTGMAGEQFIPGGPHLMLYDYKQGHWNQLLGWHHFTMYFFFGLLGVADILCFTISSLPVSLTKLMLSNALFVEAFIFYNHTHGREMLDIFVHQLLVLIVFLTGLVAFLEFLVRNNVLLELLRSSLTLLQGSWFFQIGFVLYPPSGGPAWDLMDHENILFLTVCFCWHYAVTIVIVGMNYAFITWLVKSRLKRLCSSEVGLLKNAEREQESEEEM is encoded by the exons ATGGGGAATTTCAGAGGTCATGCCCTCCCTGGaaccttcttttttattattggtCTTTGGTGGTGTACAAAGAGTATTCTGAAGTATATCTGCAAAAAGCAAAAGCGAACCTGCTACCTTGGTTCCAAAACATTATTCTATCGATTGGAAATTTTGGAGGGAATTACAATAGTTGGCATGGCTTTAACTG gcatggctggggagcaGTTTATTCCTGGAGGGCCCCATCTGATGTTATATGACTATAAACAGGGCCACTGGAACCAACTCCTGGGCTGGCATCATTTCaccatgtatttcttctttgggcTGTTGGGTGTGGCAGATATCTTATGTTTCACCATCAGTTCACTTCCTGTGTCCTTAACCAAGTTAATGTTGTCAAATGCCTTATTTGTGGAGG CTTTTATCTTCTACAACCACACTCATGGCCGGGAAATGCTGGACATCTTTGTGCACCAGCTGCTGGTTTTGATCGTCTTTCTGACAGGCCTCGTTGCCTTCCTAGAGTTCCTTGTTCGGAACAATGTACTTCTGGAGCTATTGCGGTCAAGTCTCACTCTGCTTCAGGGGAGCTGGTTCTTTCAG ATTGGATTTGTCCTGTATCCCCCCAGTGGAGGTCCTGCATGGGATCTGATggatcatgaaaatattttgtttctcactgtATGCTTTTGTTGGCATTATGCAGTAACCATTGTCATCGTTGGAATGAATTATGCTTTCATCACCTG gTTGGTTAAATCTAGACTTAAGAGGCTCTGCTCCTCAGAAGTTGGACTTCTGAAAAATGCTGAACGAGAACAAGAATCAGAAGAAGAAATGTGA